A genome region from Pseudoalteromonas tetraodonis includes the following:
- a CDS encoding BaiN/RdsA family NAD(P)/FAD-dependent oxidoreductase, which translates to MTHVDVIVIGAGAAGLMCAAQAGYRGRSVTVLDMGKKPGRKILISGGGRCNFTNENASPSNYLCANPHFVKSCLSRYTQHDFVELVDRHGLAYHHKTLGQLFCDNSAQDIVDILLTECEWAGVTIKLRSEVLNVAKTATGYSVTTEQETLTCESLVVASGGLTMPKLGATPIGYKIAEQFGLKILPTMAALVPFTLHQHDKDRFEGLSGISIPCEVASEDGTVFKENILFTHRGLSGPAILQISSFWRAGQAVTINLLPEIDLKQQLADWRETQAQKSLKNSLATILPKRFVEILHDSNAIPDCNINQLTHGQIDALADYIHAWQIKPNGTEGYRTAEVTLGGVDTDELSSKTFEAKKAKGLYFIGEVTDVTGWLGGYNFQYAWSCGFAAGQYA; encoded by the coding sequence ATGACTCACGTTGATGTGATAGTGATTGGTGCCGGAGCCGCTGGTTTAATGTGTGCTGCACAAGCAGGGTATCGCGGCCGAAGCGTCACAGTACTTGATATGGGTAAAAAGCCAGGACGTAAAATTTTAATTAGTGGCGGTGGGCGTTGTAATTTTACCAATGAAAATGCAAGCCCTAGCAACTATTTATGCGCAAACCCCCATTTTGTAAAATCGTGCTTAAGTCGTTATACGCAACACGACTTTGTAGAGCTTGTAGACCGACATGGTTTGGCATATCACCATAAGACACTCGGGCAATTATTTTGTGACAATAGCGCACAAGACATTGTTGATATTTTACTAACCGAGTGTGAGTGGGCGGGCGTTACTATTAAACTGCGCAGCGAAGTGTTAAATGTCGCTAAAACAGCTACCGGCTATAGTGTGACCACTGAACAAGAAACACTTACTTGTGAGTCGCTTGTGGTTGCATCGGGTGGGTTAACCATGCCTAAACTGGGTGCTACGCCAATCGGCTATAAAATTGCAGAGCAATTTGGCTTAAAGATATTGCCGACTATGGCTGCTTTAGTTCCCTTTACCTTACATCAGCACGATAAAGACCGTTTTGAAGGGCTTTCGGGTATTAGTATTCCTTGTGAAGTTGCAAGCGAAGATGGCACCGTATTTAAAGAGAATATTTTATTTACTCATCGTGGTCTATCTGGGCCTGCTATATTGCAAATAAGCTCATTTTGGCGAGCAGGTCAGGCGGTAACGATCAATTTACTGCCTGAAATAGATTTAAAGCAACAGCTAGCTGATTGGCGAGAAACACAAGCGCAAAAATCGTTGAAAAATAGCCTTGCGACTATCCTACCTAAGCGCTTTGTAGAAATACTCCACGACAGTAACGCCATTCCCGATTGTAATATTAATCAACTGACGCATGGCCAAATAGACGCGCTTGCTGATTATATTCATGCGTGGCAAATTAAACCAAATGGTACCGAGGGTTACAGAACCGCAGAGGTTACTTTAGGCGGCGTAGATACCGACGAGTTGAGCTCAAAGACATTTGAGGCTAAAAAAGCCAAAGGCTTATACTTTATTGGCGAAGTAACCGATGTAACGGGTTGGCTAGGAGGCTATAATTTCCAATATGCGTGGAGCTGTGGATTTGCCGCCGGGCAGTACGCGTAA
- a CDS encoding S8 family peptidase, translated as MTSNNSFKKCAVALTISTLFAASSSMANPAQAIAPSMAETSAKLQNQGGFETQFIIKYKNNNDMMSTSTADVSPAMMNKKAQSFVKNFTSKKGKVKAKYVRAMALNNHHVMRADKKLNAEEAQQFMQEMVNSGNVEYIEVDQMLKPFATPNDPRYGDQWHYYEQAGGLNLPTAWDTATGSGVVVAVLDTGYRPHADLNANILPGYDMISNLSVANDGNGRDNDARDPGDAVAAGECGNNGAQGSSWHGTHVAGTVAAVTNNGEGVAGVAYDAKVVPVRVLGKCGGLTSDIADGIIWASGGNVSGTSANANPADVINMSLGGAGACSSTTQNAINTARNNGTVVVIAAGNDNDNSANYNPGNCNGIVNVASVGRNGGRAYYSNYGSNIDVAAPGGAQSFANDSEGVLSTYNSGSTTPSSDSYGFSQGTSMAAPHVAGVAALIKQAKPNATPDEIESILKTTTRPFSATCTSCGTGIVDAAAAVAAASGGTPPTTGDNELVDGEVKTGLSGAASAQDFYTMTVPSGATNVTFTMSGGTGDADLYVRAGSKPTSTTYDCRPYKGGNSEECSIDSPTAGTYHVMLRGYSAYSGVSLVGNITGGSTGGGSGTPQAGGGTVSDITANAGQWKHYTLDVPAGMANFTVTTSGGTGDADLFVKFGSQPTSSSYDCRPYKNGNAETCTFSNPQAGTWHLSVNAYQTFSGLTLSGQYQP; from the coding sequence ATGACTTCTAATAATTCATTCAAAAAATGCGCTGTTGCGCTAACAATAAGTACACTCTTTGCTGCCAGCTCAAGCATGGCAAACCCAGCGCAAGCAATCGCACCTTCAATGGCAGAAACCTCAGCTAAGTTACAAAATCAAGGTGGTTTTGAGACTCAATTCATCATTAAATATAAGAATAACAACGATATGATGAGTACCTCAACCGCTGATGTATCACCAGCAATGATGAATAAAAAAGCGCAAAGCTTTGTAAAAAACTTCACCTCAAAAAAAGGCAAAGTTAAAGCCAAGTATGTTCGCGCAATGGCACTCAATAACCATCACGTAATGCGTGCCGATAAAAAACTAAACGCTGAAGAGGCCCAGCAGTTCATGCAGGAAATGGTTAATTCGGGTAATGTTGAATATATTGAAGTCGATCAAATGCTAAAACCATTTGCGACACCAAATGACCCGCGTTATGGCGATCAATGGCATTACTATGAGCAAGCCGGTGGACTTAACTTACCAACAGCTTGGGATACGGCAACAGGCAGTGGTGTGGTTGTCGCTGTGCTTGATACGGGCTACCGCCCTCACGCTGATTTAAACGCTAATATTTTACCAGGCTACGATATGATCTCTAATCTATCAGTCGCCAATGATGGCAATGGCCGTGACAACGATGCTCGCGATCCAGGGGATGCGGTTGCAGCTGGTGAATGTGGTAATAACGGTGCACAAGGCTCTAGTTGGCATGGTACTCACGTTGCAGGCACTGTCGCTGCAGTAACGAATAACGGTGAAGGCGTTGCTGGTGTTGCTTATGACGCCAAAGTAGTACCAGTGCGTGTGTTGGGTAAATGTGGCGGTTTAACCTCAGATATTGCTGACGGTATCATTTGGGCCTCAGGTGGTAATGTATCGGGTACATCAGCAAATGCTAATCCAGCCGATGTAATTAACATGAGTTTAGGTGGTGCGGGTGCATGTAGTTCAACCACGCAAAATGCCATTAATACCGCTCGTAACAACGGCACAGTTGTTGTTATTGCTGCAGGTAACGATAACGATAATTCTGCAAACTACAACCCAGGTAACTGTAATGGTATTGTTAATGTTGCATCAGTTGGCCGTAATGGTGGCCGCGCTTATTACTCAAATTATGGAAGTAATATTGATGTGGCAGCACCGGGTGGCGCGCAAAGCTTTGCCAATGATTCTGAAGGTGTTTTATCAACTTACAATTCGGGTTCAACAACACCATCAAGCGACAGTTATGGCTTTTCGCAAGGCACCTCAATGGCGGCTCCTCATGTTGCGGGTGTTGCTGCACTGATCAAACAAGCAAAACCAAACGCGACTCCTGATGAAATAGAAAGTATTTTAAAAACAACCACTCGTCCATTCTCTGCCACGTGTACCAGCTGTGGTACAGGTATTGTTGATGCGGCCGCTGCGGTTGCTGCAGCATCTGGTGGTACACCGCCAACAACGGGTGATAACGAACTTGTTGATGGAGAAGTCAAAACCGGTTTAAGCGGTGCGGCAAGTGCACAAGACTTTTACACTATGACAGTACCAAGTGGTGCAACCAATGTTACTTTCACTATGAGTGGTGGCACAGGGGATGCTGACTTGTATGTACGTGCAGGTAGTAAACCAACCTCAACCACTTATGATTGTCGTCCATATAAAGGTGGAAACAGTGAAGAATGTTCTATTGATAGTCCAACAGCCGGCACTTACCATGTAATGCTGCGTGGTTATTCAGCCTACAGTGGCGTGAGTTTAGTCGGTAACATTACGGGTGGTTCAACAGGTGGTGGTTCAGGTACACCTCAAGCAGGTGGCGGCACAGTGTCTGATATCACAGCAAATGCAGGTCAGTGGAAACATTACACGCTAGATGTACCGGCGGGTATGGCAAACTTTACTGTTACAACGTCAGGCGGCACCGGTGATGCAGACTTATTTGTAAAATTTGGTAGCCAGCCAACAAGCTCAAGCTATGATTGTCGTCCATATAAAAATGGTAACGCCGAAACTTGTACTTTTAGTAATCCTCAAGCGGGAACATGGCACTTAAGTGTTAATGCGTATCAAACATTCTCTGGTTTAACGCTAAGCGGTCAATACCAGCCATAA
- a CDS encoding peroxiredoxin, whose product MIEQGQTIPAVSLSKLTDDGMQTLTSNELFADKKVVLFAVPGAFTPTCSNAHLPGYIALADKIKAKGINAIYCVSVNDAFVMKAWGESQNAEHIDMLADGDASFTRALGLEKDTAGFGGIRSKRYAMVVDNGVVTGLFVEQDKEFVISSAEAVLATL is encoded by the coding sequence ATGATTGAACAAGGTCAAACAATACCCGCAGTTAGTCTATCTAAGCTAACCGATGACGGTATGCAAACACTGACAAGCAATGAATTATTTGCAGATAAAAAAGTCGTGTTATTTGCAGTGCCAGGCGCTTTTACACCAACGTGTTCGAATGCTCATTTACCTGGATATATCGCGCTAGCCGATAAAATTAAGGCTAAAGGTATTAACGCTATCTATTGTGTATCGGTAAATGATGCATTTGTGATGAAAGCGTGGGGTGAGTCACAAAATGCAGAGCATATAGATATGCTTGCAGACGGTGATGCTAGTTTTACCCGTGCTTTAGGGCTTGAAAAAGATACCGCAGGCTTTGGTGGAATACGCTCAAAACGATACGCGATGGTTGTTGATAATGGTGTTGTTACTGGTCTATTTGTAGAACAAGACAAAGAGTTTGTAATAAGCAGTGCTGAAGCTGTTTTAGCAACGCTTTAA
- a CDS encoding methyl-accepting chemotaxis protein: MRVSFFTRLLAILLTLASVLLAATLLWASHTLLKIQQQDIAYSQLKNTIMVDLAGLLEDYLARGNSQYLTQSSALIEQLKAQQLTVLPSELEVRLSTQLFSLNKDINDKYRALGKLSGNETALLDNALRQMAGSASSLINYVQKASTQSSHALSYNKLASDYYSEVVNLSLSTYQLLNDYQPEIEKSLQQSVKNLNLLAAKIAQLPNLGVMTEVDEFALFVDEEPEDLAADIKAELVSWPKRYLRDLSSTLSQAKQRNSGTNELREQISVLSKTVIEAEQTLKAQQDTVKQQVFWVFGIAIGGLVILAFGVYWMQRKQVLQPLRQLRDGFAFLIESNELKNITVNNPKTEVGEIAQYFNLLIERQRLEAQERASMLGVVSDFMEQMSEHLEKIGTKSATSYEQVVKNESLLVNIQHIGEQVNHINAQAAENAQSTYEAMQQSVGFAKNMLNASSDTQQRIEQGMHSVQELLSGVQGVSNIITVIRTIAEQTNLLALNAAIESARAGEQGRGFAVVADEVRQLAMQTQGSLKEINDQLALLSENSQMVYSQINALTEDAQLQTENAQELQANSEGVANNAQQANTVAVEAMELAKQQSNFLSDFTQSMHNMKSQVNESSELVSDIRSQLELQMATIRKGLGLDSDAV; encoded by the coding sequence ATGCGTGTATCATTTTTTACCCGTCTTTTAGCTATTTTATTAACGTTAGCCAGTGTGTTGCTCGCTGCTACCTTGTTATGGGCAAGTCATACATTACTAAAAATTCAACAACAAGATATTGCTTATAGCCAATTAAAAAATACCATAATGGTCGATCTTGCTGGCCTTTTAGAAGACTACTTGGCACGAGGCAATAGCCAATACCTGACGCAATCTTCAGCTTTAATTGAACAACTTAAAGCGCAGCAGCTAACGGTACTTCCCTCTGAGTTAGAAGTGCGCCTTTCAACACAGCTATTTTCACTAAATAAAGACATTAACGATAAATACAGAGCACTAGGAAAGCTCTCAGGTAACGAAACTGCGCTTTTAGACAATGCACTGAGACAAATGGCGGGCTCAGCGTCATCGCTTATAAATTATGTACAAAAAGCATCAACTCAAAGTAGCCATGCTCTAAGCTACAATAAGTTGGCGAGTGATTATTATAGTGAAGTGGTTAATTTATCTTTATCGACCTATCAACTGCTAAATGATTACCAGCCTGAAATTGAAAAAAGCCTGCAACAAAGCGTAAAAAATTTAAACTTACTCGCTGCAAAAATTGCACAGTTGCCTAATTTAGGAGTGATGACTGAGGTTGATGAATTTGCTTTATTTGTAGATGAGGAGCCAGAGGATTTGGCTGCTGATATAAAAGCGGAGTTGGTGAGTTGGCCTAAGCGCTATTTACGTGATTTAAGCAGTACTTTATCGCAAGCAAAGCAGCGTAATTCTGGAACGAATGAGTTACGTGAACAAATTAGCGTGTTATCAAAAACAGTGATTGAGGCAGAACAAACATTAAAAGCGCAGCAAGATACCGTTAAACAACAAGTATTTTGGGTGTTTGGAATTGCAATAGGTGGTTTAGTAATATTAGCTTTTGGTGTTTATTGGATGCAACGTAAACAGGTTTTACAGCCTTTGCGGCAACTACGAGATGGGTTTGCATTTTTAATCGAAAGTAATGAGTTAAAAAATATTACAGTGAATAATCCTAAAACAGAGGTTGGTGAAATAGCGCAGTATTTTAACCTGTTAATTGAGCGCCAGCGTCTGGAGGCGCAAGAAAGAGCGAGTATGCTTGGTGTCGTTAGTGACTTCATGGAGCAAATGAGTGAGCATTTAGAAAAAATAGGTACAAAAAGCGCGACTAGCTACGAACAAGTTGTTAAAAATGAAAGTTTACTAGTAAATATTCAACACATAGGTGAGCAGGTTAATCATATTAACGCTCAAGCTGCTGAAAATGCTCAAAGTACTTATGAGGCAATGCAGCAAAGTGTTGGTTTTGCTAAAAATATGCTTAATGCGAGTTCTGATACACAGCAACGTATTGAACAAGGTATGCACAGTGTGCAAGAGTTACTGAGCGGCGTACAAGGAGTGAGTAATATAATAACGGTTATTCGCACCATAGCTGAACAAACCAATTTATTAGCACTGAACGCTGCAATAGAATCAGCAAGAGCCGGTGAGCAAGGCCGTGGTTTTGCGGTGGTTGCTGATGAAGTAAGGCAATTAGCCATGCAAACCCAAGGTTCGTTAAAAGAGATTAACGATCAGCTGGCGTTATTAAGTGAGAACTCTCAAATGGTCTATTCACAAATTAATGCGTTAACTGAGGATGCACAGCTACAAACCGAAAATGCCCAAGAGCTTCAAGCAAACTCTGAAGGGGTCGCAAATAATGCTCAGCAGGCAAACACAGTTGCAGTTGAAGCAATGGAGCTTGCAAAACAGCAAAGCAATTTCCTTAGTGACTTTACCCAATCAATGCATAATATGAAAAGCCAAGTAAATGAGTCGAGTGAGTTGGTGTCTGATATTCGCTCGCAGCTAGAGCTGCAAATGGCAACAATTAGAAAGGGATTGGGTTTAGACAGTGATGCAGTTTAA
- a CDS encoding DUF3718 domain-containing protein → MIKLPKLVVIAAIAAGSFAYTAPVSADDQLAVSVCEYIAADDKNRLRSKLKSSRVKVRNIYDAVFCNGNNLLRHAVASNAVDTGEYIVKNLSKSSLEDGADIAWAEANHAGSALIPIIKDRAGL, encoded by the coding sequence ATGATTAAATTACCAAAGCTAGTTGTAATTGCTGCTATTGCAGCGGGTTCGTTCGCTTATACTGCGCCTGTAAGCGCTGATGATCAGTTAGCTGTTTCAGTCTGTGAATACATTGCCGCTGATGATAAAAATCGTCTGCGTAGCAAACTAAAAAGTTCACGTGTGAAAGTACGTAATATCTATGATGCAGTTTTCTGTAATGGTAACAACTTATTGCGTCACGCTGTTGCAAGTAATGCGGTTGATACGGGTGAGTACATTGTTAAAAACTTATCAAAAAGCTCACTTGAAGATGGCGCAGATATCGCTTGGGCTGAGGCAAATCATGCTGGTTCAGCTTTAATCCCTATTATTAAAGACCGCGCAGGCCTTTAA
- the folA gene encoding type 3 dihydrofolate reductase, which yields MIISMIAAMANNRVIGLDNKMPWHLPGDLQHFKKVTSGKPVIMGRKTFESIGRPLPGRRNIIITRNKDYHASGIETVTTPEAALELVNDVAEVMIIGGGNIYQQFLAQAQRLYLTFIDLDVEGDTQFPDYKSVANWQIADEMLMTPDDKNKYSYKFVTLNKVS from the coding sequence GTGATAATTTCAATGATTGCAGCAATGGCAAATAACCGTGTCATTGGCTTAGACAATAAAATGCCATGGCATTTACCTGGTGACCTTCAGCACTTTAAAAAAGTAACCTCTGGTAAACCCGTTATTATGGGGCGCAAAACATTTGAATCAATAGGCCGACCGTTACCTGGGCGACGTAATATTATTATTACTCGTAATAAAGACTATCACGCATCAGGCATTGAAACAGTAACCACACCAGAAGCTGCACTTGAGCTTGTTAATGATGTTGCAGAGGTGATGATAATTGGTGGCGGAAACATCTACCAGCAGTTTTTAGCGCAGGCGCAGCGCTTGTATTTAACCTTTATAGACTTAGATGTTGAAGGGGATACACAATTTCCTGATTATAAAAGTGTTGCAAACTGGCAAATTGCAGATGAAATGTTGATGACGCCCGATGATAAAAATAAATATAGTTATAAGTTCGTAACTTTGAATAAAGTTTCTTAA
- the cgtA gene encoding Obg family GTPase CgtA, whose product MKFVDEVEIRAEAGDGGSGIVSFRREKYVPDGGPDGGDGGDGGSVYLQADENLNTLIDYQFERFHRAERGTNGQSRNCTGKKGEDLIVKVPVGTRIIDVDTQESLGDLTQDGQRIVVAKGGFHGLGNARFKSSTNRAPRQKTLGTPGEVRNLKLELMLLADVGLLGLPNAGKSTFIRSVSAAKPKVADYPFTTLIPNLGVVRPEANKSFVIADIPGLIEGASEGAGLGIRFLKHLERCRVLLHIIDVMPVDGSNPVDNAFAIINELHQYSPKLAEKPRWLVFNKIDLLPEDEAKALCEQIAEELGESENIYSIAAINKLNTQPLIHDIMTLLDNMPKEKFVEVADEEVEFKWDTYHQKATKGDDDDWDDWDEDDYDVEVVYER is encoded by the coding sequence ATGAAGTTTGTAGATGAAGTAGAAATTCGCGCAGAAGCTGGTGACGGTGGCAGCGGCATCGTGTCTTTTCGTCGTGAGAAATATGTTCCAGATGGTGGACCTGATGGCGGTGACGGTGGAGACGGTGGTAGTGTTTATCTACAAGCTGATGAAAACTTAAATACCCTTATTGACTATCAATTTGAGCGTTTTCACAGAGCAGAACGCGGTACAAACGGTCAAAGCCGTAATTGTACGGGTAAGAAAGGTGAAGACCTGATCGTTAAAGTGCCTGTTGGTACACGTATTATTGATGTTGATACACAGGAATCATTAGGGGATTTAACCCAAGATGGTCAACGAATTGTGGTTGCAAAAGGCGGTTTCCATGGCTTGGGGAATGCGCGTTTTAAATCAAGTACTAATCGTGCTCCACGTCAAAAAACACTTGGCACACCGGGTGAAGTACGTAACCTTAAGTTAGAGCTAATGCTACTGGCTGATGTCGGCTTACTAGGCTTACCAAATGCAGGTAAATCAACCTTTATCCGCAGTGTGTCAGCTGCAAAACCTAAAGTAGCTGATTATCCATTTACTACGCTGATTCCTAACTTAGGGGTTGTTCGTCCTGAAGCAAATAAATCATTTGTAATTGCTGATATTCCAGGTTTGATTGAAGGCGCGTCAGAGGGTGCGGGATTAGGTATTCGCTTCTTAAAGCATTTAGAGCGTTGTCGTGTGCTTTTACACATTATAGATGTAATGCCAGTTGATGGCTCTAACCCTGTTGATAATGCATTTGCAATCATCAACGAGCTACACCAGTACAGCCCTAAGCTGGCTGAAAAGCCACGCTGGTTAGTATTTAATAAAATTGATTTATTGCCTGAAGATGAAGCCAAAGCCTTATGTGAGCAAATTGCAGAAGAGTTGGGTGAGTCTGAAAATATTTACAGTATTGCTGCAATTAATAAATTAAATACGCAGCCATTAATTCACGACATCATGACGCTACTTGATAACATGCCTAAAGAGAAGTTTGTAGAAGTGGCAGACGAAGAGGTTGAATTTAAGTGGGATACCTACCATCAAAAAGCCACTAAAGGCGATGATGATGACTGGGATGATTGGGATGAAGATGATTACGACGTAGAAGTTGTCTACGAGCGTTAA
- the rpmA gene encoding 50S ribosomal protein L27, which produces MAHKKAAGSTRNGRDSESKRLGVKRFGGESVLAGSIIVRQRGTRFHPGANVGIGKDHTIFAKADGKVQFEQKGPLNRKYVTIVAE; this is translated from the coding sequence ATGGCACATAAAAAAGCAGCTGGTAGTACTCGTAACGGTCGCGATTCAGAAAGCAAACGCCTAGGTGTTAAGCGTTTTGGTGGCGAATCAGTTCTAGCGGGTAGCATCATTGTTCGTCAGCGTGGAACTCGTTTCCACCCAGGCGCAAACGTAGGTATCGGTAAAGACCACACTATCTTCGCAAAAGCAGATGGTAAAGTTCAGTTTGAACAAAAAGGTCCTTTAAACCGTAAATACGTAACTATCGTAGCTGAGTAA
- the rplU gene encoding 50S ribosomal protein L21, translated as MYAVFQSGGKQHRVTEGQTIRLEKLDVETGAAVEFDSVLLVADGEKIEIGVPFVNGGKVTAEVVSHGRGEKIKVVKFRRRKHSRKQMGHRQWFTEVKITGISA; from the coding sequence ATGTACGCGGTTTTCCAAAGTGGTGGTAAACAGCACCGTGTGACTGAAGGTCAAACAATTCGTCTTGAGAAATTAGACGTTGAAACTGGTGCAGCAGTTGAATTTGATTCAGTACTTTTAGTTGCTGATGGTGAGAAGATCGAGATTGGTGTACCGTTCGTAAACGGTGGTAAAGTAACAGCTGAGGTTGTTTCACACGGTCGCGGTGAGAAGATTAAGGTTGTTAAATTTAGACGCCGTAAGCATTCTCGTAAGCAAATGGGCCATCGTCAATGGTTCACAGAAGTTAAAATCACTGGCATTAGCGCTTAA
- the ispB gene encoding octaprenyl diphosphate synthase, which produces MDIKAIQALIESDMNDVNQLIHAQMRSDVALVNQLGLYIVNSGGKRVRPMLAILAAKALGYQGKDHITLATIIEFIHTATLLHDDVVDESNLRRGTPTANAEFGNAASVLVGDFIYTRSFQLMVGLGKMQIMQVLADATNIIAEGEVLQLMNCNDPDTTEASYMQVIYSKTAKLFEAATGLAAIITDQDDSVLEALNLYGMHLGTAFQLVDDVLDYNANADQLGKNIGDDLAEGKPTLPLIYAMQHGSEHQTQLIRDAIEHCNGMEHLDEILAALKHTNALEFTMKKAEQEANKAIACLDCLAESSYKQALISLARIAVDRDH; this is translated from the coding sequence ATGGATATAAAAGCTATCCAGGCGTTAATCGAAAGCGATATGAATGACGTCAATCAACTAATACATGCGCAAATGCGCTCAGATGTGGCGTTAGTTAATCAACTTGGTTTGTATATTGTTAACAGCGGTGGCAAACGTGTTCGCCCTATGTTGGCTATTTTGGCGGCTAAAGCGCTAGGTTACCAAGGCAAAGATCACATTACGCTAGCAACTATCATTGAATTTATTCATACCGCAACGCTTTTACATGATGATGTTGTAGATGAATCTAATTTGCGCCGTGGCACACCTACAGCAAATGCTGAGTTTGGTAATGCTGCTAGCGTACTGGTGGGTGATTTTATTTACACCCGCTCGTTTCAGCTAATGGTGGGTCTTGGTAAAATGCAAATAATGCAAGTACTGGCTGATGCAACCAACATTATTGCTGAAGGTGAAGTGCTGCAATTAATGAACTGCAACGACCCTGATACCACTGAAGCCAGTTATATGCAGGTTATTTATTCTAAAACCGCCAAGCTATTTGAAGCAGCGACGGGTCTTGCGGCCATTATTACTGATCAAGACGATAGTGTACTAGAAGCACTTAATTTGTATGGCATGCATTTAGGTACTGCTTTTCAGTTAGTGGATGATGTTTTAGATTACAACGCTAATGCCGACCAACTTGGTAAAAACATTGGCGACGATTTAGCTGAAGGTAAGCCGACGTTACCTCTTATATATGCAATGCAACACGGTAGTGAGCATCAAACACAGTTAATAAGAGACGCTATTGAGCACTGTAATGGTATGGAGCACCTTGACGAGATACTGGCTGCGCTCAAACATACCAATGCCCTTGAGTTCACAATGAAAAAAGCCGAGCAAGAAGCTAATAAAGCAATTGCCTGTTTAGATTGCTTAGCTGAGTCGAGTTACAAGCAAGCACTAATTAGCTTAGCTAGAATAGCGGTTGACCGCGACCACTAA
- the mdh gene encoding malate dehydrogenase, producing the protein MKVAVLGAAGGIGQALSLLLKTGLPAGSELSLYDVAPVVPGVAVDLSHIPTDVKVEGFGADALDKALTGCDIVLIPAGMPRKPGMDRADLFNVNAGIIKTLAEGIVANCPKALVGIITNPVNGTVPIVAEVFKKAGTYDAKRVFGITTLDVIRSEAFIAELKGLDVASVKVPVIGGHSGTTILPLLSQVEGVTFTDEEVATLTPRIQNAGTEVVNAKAGGGSATLSMGAAAARFCMSLVKGLQGEDVVDYAYVAVENGDAEYFAHPVRLGKNGVEEILSYGTLSAFEEQAKNDMLETLKKDIKEGVDFMA; encoded by the coding sequence ATGAAAGTTGCTGTATTAGGTGCTGCAGGTGGTATCGGTCAAGCGTTGTCTTTATTATTAAAAACAGGCTTACCAGCTGGTTCAGAATTATCACTATATGATGTTGCGCCAGTAGTTCCTGGTGTTGCTGTTGACCTTTCTCATATCCCAACAGATGTAAAAGTTGAAGGTTTTGGTGCAGATGCACTAGATAAAGCATTAACAGGTTGTGATATTGTTTTAATCCCAGCGGGTATGCCACGTAAGCCAGGTATGGATCGTGCTGATTTATTTAATGTTAACGCTGGTATCATTAAAACATTAGCAGAAGGCATTGTTGCTAACTGTCCTAAAGCGCTTGTAGGTATTATCACTAATCCAGTTAATGGAACTGTACCGATTGTTGCTGAAGTATTCAAAAAAGCAGGTACTTACGATGCTAAGCGTGTATTTGGTATTACAACTTTAGATGTGATCCGTTCTGAAGCGTTTATTGCTGAACTTAAAGGCTTAGACGTAGCAAGTGTTAAAGTACCAGTGATTGGTGGCCACTCAGGCACAACCATTCTACCGTTACTTTCTCAAGTTGAAGGTGTTACTTTCACTGATGAAGAAGTAGCTACACTAACTCCTCGTATCCAAAACGCAGGTACTGAAGTAGTTAATGCTAAAGCGGGCGGTGGTTCTGCAACATTATCTATGGGTGCTGCTGCAGCACGTTTTTGTATGTCTTTAGTTAAAGGCTTACAAGGTGAAGACGTTGTAGATTATGCATACGTTGCTGTTGAAAATGGCGATGCAGAGTACTTTGCACACCCGGTACGTTTAGGCAAAAATGGCGTAGAAGAAATTCTTTCTTACGGCACTCTAAGCGCATTTGAAGAGCAAGCTAAAAATGACATGCTTGAAACGCTGAAAAAAGATATCAAAGAAGGTGTTGATTTTATGGCGTAA